Proteins encoded within one genomic window of Massilia litorea:
- a CDS encoding HisA/HisF-related TIM barrel protein, which translates to MMVHARVIPCLLMRNGGLVKTVKYKNARYVGDPINAVRIFNEKEVDELVFLDIGNPGVPAIPNFELLAEIASEAFMPFAYGGNIKSIEHVKRLYSLGVEKIVLNTAAADQPDLVSAARARRQFWRNSINRCAP; encoded by the coding sequence ATGATGGTGCACGCACGCGTAATTCCTTGTTTGCTCATGCGCAATGGCGGTCTGGTTAAGACAGTCAAATACAAGAACGCACGCTACGTGGGCGATCCCATCAATGCTGTGCGAATTTTCAACGAGAAAGAGGTAGACGAACTGGTCTTTCTCGACATTGGCAATCCCGGCGTGCCGGCCATCCCTAATTTCGAGTTGCTCGCTGAGATTGCAAGTGAGGCCTTTATGCCATTTGCATATGGCGGCAACATCAAAAGTATCGAACATGTAAAGCGCTTATATAGTTTGGGAGTTGAGAAAATAGTTCTCAACACTGCGGCTGCTGATCAGCCCGACTTGGTATCGGCAGCCCGCGCTCGCAGGCAGTTCTGGCGTAATAGTATCAATCGATGTGCGCCGTAA